From Deltaproteobacteria bacterium, the proteins below share one genomic window:
- the pnp gene encoding polyribonucleotide nucleotidyltransferase, protein MYRKVETEWAGRPLTIESGRLAKQADGAALVQYGETCVLATAVATRSPREGIDFFPLTCDYQEKTFAAGKIPGGFFKREGRPAEREILISRLIDRPIRPLFADGFVCETQVIATVLSADRENDADIVALIAASAALHVSDIPFLGPICAVRVGRLNGQLTLNPFQSQYEGSDLSLVVAGTADSIVMVEGGANGLPEDVMLEALYFGHQGMQPILKLQEELRQALGKPKRTVAATAHTSNLIERVDAVATPRVTKALERTAKQERVNAVKDAAQQTLAALAAEFPGRDKEIKEAFEEVERRIVRAVIIHDGKRIDGRGLKDVRPVSCEVDVLPRTHGSALFTRGETQALVVATLGTGADEQKIDALIGEHYKKFMLHYNFPPFSVGEVRPLRGPGRRDVGHGALAERSVLPILPAEEEFPYTIRVVSEVLESNGSSSMATVCGSSLALMDAGVPTKGPVAGIAMGLIKEGAEVRILTDILGDEDHLGDMDFKVAGTREGITGLQMDIKVRGVTREIMHQALQQAREGRLHILEVMNRTIASARKDLSQHAPRIVTLKIKPDKIRDVIGPGGKVIRAIVEESGAKIDIEDDGTVFIASSDGASLQKAIDRIEAITAEAQVGKIYKGKVRKIMDFGAFVEIMPGTDGLVHISQLAPGRVQKVTDVLQEGDEVMVKVLEVDRQGKIRLSRKEALAELGEEQ, encoded by the coding sequence ATGTATCGTAAAGTTGAAACGGAATGGGCGGGGCGCCCTCTCACCATTGAGTCCGGCCGCCTCGCCAAACAGGCCGACGGCGCTGCCTTGGTGCAGTATGGTGAGACCTGCGTGCTGGCCACGGCGGTGGCGACTCGCAGCCCCCGTGAGGGCATCGATTTCTTCCCGCTGACCTGCGACTACCAGGAGAAGACCTTCGCCGCCGGCAAGATTCCCGGCGGCTTCTTCAAGCGCGAAGGGCGTCCGGCGGAGCGTGAGATCTTGATCTCGCGCCTGATCGATCGGCCGATTCGGCCGTTGTTCGCTGATGGCTTCGTCTGCGAAACCCAGGTGATCGCCACGGTGCTGTCGGCGGACCGGGAGAACGACGCCGACATAGTGGCGTTGATTGCAGCTTCCGCCGCCTTGCATGTCTCGGACATTCCCTTCCTCGGGCCGATCTGTGCCGTGCGCGTCGGCCGCCTCAACGGGCAGCTGACCCTCAACCCCTTCCAAAGCCAGTACGAGGGCAGCGACCTGTCCCTGGTGGTGGCGGGCACGGCCGACAGCATCGTGATGGTCGAAGGCGGCGCCAACGGTTTGCCCGAAGACGTCATGCTCGAAGCCCTCTACTTCGGCCACCAGGGCATGCAGCCGATTCTCAAGCTGCAAGAAGAGCTACGCCAGGCGCTGGGTAAACCCAAGCGCACAGTGGCCGCTACGGCGCACACCTCGAACTTGATCGAACGGGTGGACGCGGTGGCGACGCCGCGGGTGACCAAAGCGCTGGAACGGACCGCGAAACAAGAGCGGGTCAACGCAGTTAAAGACGCGGCGCAGCAAACGCTGGCCGCCCTGGCGGCGGAATTCCCCGGCCGCGATAAGGAGATCAAGGAAGCCTTCGAAGAGGTTGAGCGCCGCATCGTTCGGGCCGTCATCATCCACGACGGCAAGCGGATCGACGGCCGCGGCCTCAAGGACGTCCGCCCGGTCAGCTGTGAAGTCGACGTACTGCCCCGCACCCACGGCTCGGCCCTCTTCACTCGCGGTGAGACGCAGGCGCTGGTCGTTGCCACGTTGGGCACGGGCGCCGACGAACAAAAGATCGACGCCCTGATCGGCGAACACTACAAGAAATTCATGCTGCATTACAATTTCCCGCCCTTCAGCGTCGGCGAGGTGCGGCCGCTGCGCGGCCCGGGCCGGCGTGACGTCGGCCACGGCGCGCTCGCCGAGCGCTCGGTGCTGCCGATCCTGCCGGCCGAGGAGGAATTCCCCTACACCATCCGCGTGGTCTCGGAGGTGCTCGAATCCAACGGCTCGTCGTCGATGGCGACCGTCTGTGGCAGCTCGCTGGCGTTGATGGATGCCGGTGTGCCGACCAAAGGGCCGGTGGCCGGCATCGCCATGGGCCTGATCAAAGAGGGCGCCGAGGTCAGGATTCTCACCGACATCCTCGGCGACGAAGACCATCTCGGCGACATGGACTTCAAGGTCGCCGGCACACGCGAAGGCATCACCGGCCTGCAGATGGATATCAAGGTGCGCGGGGTCACGCGCGAGATCATGCACCAGGCCCTCCAGCAAGCGCGCGAAGGCCGCCTCCACATCCTGGAGGTGATGAACCGAACCATCGCCAGCGCCCGCAAGGACCTCTCCCAGCATGCCCCACGCATCGTTACCCTGAAGATCAAGCCCGACAAGATTCGCGACGTCATCGGCCCCGGTGGCAAAGTGATTCGGGCGATCGTCGAGGAAAGCGGGGCGAAGATCGATATCGAAGACGACGGCACGGTCTTCATCGCCTCCAGCGATGGCGCCTCGTTGCAGAAGGCCATCGACCGCATCGAAGCAATCACCGCCGAAGCCCAAGTGGGCAAGATCTACAAGGGCAAGGTCCGCAAGATCATGGACTTCGGGGCCTTCGTCGAAATCATGCCTGGCACCGATGGCCTGGTCCATATCTCACAGCTGGCGCCGGGGCGGGTGCAAAAGGTCACCGACGTGCTCCAGGAAGGCGACGAGGTGATGGTGAAAGTGCTCGAAGTCGACCGCCAGGGCAAGATCCGTCTCAGCCGCAAGGAGGCGCTCGCCGAGTTGGGCGAGGAGCAGTAA
- the rpsO gene encoding 30S ribosomal protein S15 — translation MGIALERKKELVQQYRLHGTDTGSPEVQIALLSERINYLTEHFKAHTKDHHSRRGLLKLVGQRRRLLDYLKRGEYERYKSVIDRLGIRK, via the coding sequence ATGGGGATAGCTCTGGAGCGCAAGAAGGAGTTGGTGCAACAGTATAGGCTCCACGGTACGGATACGGGCTCTCCCGAGGTGCAAATCGCGTTGCTGAGCGAGCGGATCAACTACCTAACCGAGCATTTTAAGGCCCACACAAAGGACCACCATTCTCGGCGCGGGCTGCTCAAGCTCGTTGGGCAGCGTCGCCGGCTGCTAGATTACCTCAAACGCGGCGAATACGAACGCTACAAAAGCGTTATCGATCGGCTTGGAATCCGCAAGTAA